The Channa argus isolate prfri chromosome 22, Channa argus male v1.0, whole genome shotgun sequence genome has a window encoding:
- the si:ch1073-224n8.1 gene encoding uncharacterized protein si:ch1073-224n8.1: protein MTSRRTGYAGSMDSSPSNSGSSAVHSGNRKQSIINIPDRECYDRKADKAGYGVSQGSMTVTSLKSRLAPTIQTAMSAAVDTLLGEVVLVLNETQQELLHKEQENERLKVRLEVSERELKTLQDCLCSAQKLIDQLQISYTGPQTISQSVFAPSLSMSSMSSGLDRDHHNPRSVNGAGVDLGLSGSVDESLHGFEPRDDYKMCQLSIQPDGSVTNHALDSFASSTSHMCSDSSRPDERQSQGSSRFEIKEEQGAASGSGQTGRKEPGLRNDSRVGDGERSSHNVGDLGYVQVGEGGSQRSFTHPLRHQRPVRECTDTLQQGGLDGQKLLGRTGRGDSVSPGRADDSAGPSASDIAGEPPVDRPHHCLECGKTFRLISSLKKHIRIHTGEKPYPCAVCGRRFRESGALKTHLRIHTGEKPYSCSECGNCFRHLDGLRKHRRTHTGEKPYVCAICGKRLSRLQHLKHHQLIHTGERPCCCPFCNRSFKEPAALRKHIRTHREEGGHMGIGASDDTDPDAMDDINNLHPAAPSPQMRFGEWGAEEEESSVVDCV from the exons ATGACTTCGAGGAGGACAGGATATGCTGGTAGCATGGATTCCTCTCCATCTAACAGCGGCAGTAGCGCTGTCCACAGTGGAAATCGTAAACAAAGTATAATCAACATTCCCGACAGGGAATGTTATGATCGGAAAGCAGACAAGGCTGGATACGGAGTTTCGCAGGGCAGCATGACTGTAACGTCCCTCAAATCACGTCTCGCCCCGACCATTCAAACTGCCATGTCCGCTGCAGTTGACACACTCCTAGGCGAAGTGGTACTGGTTCTCAATGAGACTCAGCAAGAGTTGCTGCACAAGGAGCAGGAGAATGAAAGACTCAAAGTGCGTCTTGAAGTATCAGAGAGAGAGTTGAAGACTTTACAGGATTGTTTGTGTAGTGCGCAGAAGCTCATAGATCAACTTCAGATCTCATACACAGGCCCTCAGACAATTAGTCAGTCAGTTTTTGCCCCATCTCTGTCCATGAGTTCGATGTCTTCAGGTTTGGACCGGGACCACCATAACCCTCGAAGTGTgaatggagctggtgttgacttgGGACTCAGTGGTTCTGTGGATGAATCTCTTCATGGGTTTGAGCCAAGAGATGATTACAAAATGTGCCAGCTTTCAATCCAACCAGATGGCTCTGTGACCAACCATGCTCTGGACTCATTTGCATCCAGCACATCTCATATGTGCTCAGATTCCAGCAGACCAG ATGAGCGGCAGTCGCAGGGATCATCAAGGTTTGAGATAAAAGAGGAGCAAGGAGCAGCTTCAGGCTCTGGTCAGACCGGCAGGAAAGAGCCTGGATTACGTAATGACAGCAGAGTTGGGGATGGAGAACGATCATCCCACAATGTGGGTGACCTTGGCTATGTTCAAGTTGGGGAGGGAGGTTCCCAGCGTTCCTTTACTCACCCTTTAAGACACCAAAGGCCTGTGCGAGAATGCACTGACACCTTGCAGCAGGGTGGACTTGATGGGCAGAAATTGTTGGGTAGGACTGGGAGAGGGGATAGTGTTTCACCAGGCAGAGCAGATGACTCCGCAGGACCTTCAGCCTCTGACATAGCAGGTGAGCCCCCTGTAGATCGGCCTCACCACTGCTTGGAGTGTGGAAAGACTTTTCGCTTGATTTCGAGCCTAAAGAAGCACATTCGAATacacacaggagagaagccCTACCCATGTGCAGTCTGTGGCCGCCGCTTCCGCGAGTCAGGGGCCCTTAAAACCCACCTGCGCATACACACTGGCGAGAAGCCATACTCGTGTTCTGAATGTGGAAACTGTTTCCGCCACTTGGACGGTTTGCGAAagcacagacgcacacacacaggagagaaacccTATGTGTGTGCCATTTGTGGGAAGCGCCTGAGCCGCCTACAACACCTCAAACACCACCAACTCATCCACACAGGAGAGAGGCCATGCTGCTGCCCATTCTGCAACCGCAGCTTCAAGGAGCCTGCAGCACTGAGAAAACACATCCGCACACACCGGGAAGAAGGCGGTCACATGGGAATTGGTGCCAGTGATGACACAGACCCAGATGCAATGGATGACATTAACAACCTCCATCCAGCAGCTCCATCCCCTCAGATGAGATTTGGGGAGTggggagcagaggaggaggaaagctCAGTTGTAGACTGTGTGTAG